One window from the genome of Canis lupus dingo isolate Sandy chromosome 15, ASM325472v2, whole genome shotgun sequence encodes:
- the MAP7D1 gene encoding MAP7 domain-containing protein 1 isoform X5, with translation MESGPPAEPRAGAPPAVAARTPPEPRPSPEGDPSPPPPPPPPMSALVPDTPPDTPPAMKNASSSKQLPLEPESPPRPVGPGSASQQEESPFSEGKIRGPTPPATGPRDARPPRRSSQPAPTVMQASDSPPTKQDVKKAGERHKLAKERREERAKYLAAKKAVWLEKEEKAKALREKQLQERRRRLEEQRLKAEQRRAALEERQRQKLEKNKERYEAAIQRSVKKTWAEIRQQRWSWAGALHHGSPGHRSLQLSAWESSIVDRLMTPTLSFLARSRSAVTLPRNGRDQGRGSGPGRAPTRGGTGASLARGPHPDRTHPSAAVPVCPRSASASPLTPPSSAPRTAHRCGPTGERGERRKPSTGGSPAVARRRPEASPVQKKEKKDKERENEKEKSALARERSLKKRQSLPASPRPRLSVGNAAELSPKAKARPSSPSTSWHRPASPCPSPGPGHALPPKPPSPRGTTVSPKGRVRRKDEAKESLSAPGVVDKNQSKSKSSEEKEPAAPASPAPSPVPSPTPAQPQKEQPTAIPADTAVLTSPPAPAPPTTPSKPMAGTTDREEATRLLAEKRRQAREQREREEQERRLQAERDKRLREEQLAREAEARAEREAEARRREEQEAREKAQAEQEEQERLQKQKEEAEARSREEAERQRLEREKHFQREEQERQERKKRLEEIMKRTRKSEAAETKKPDRKETTKANNFGPDPVKAREVRPLGLQKEAVQKEDPAAQEPQWSLPSKEPPGSLVNGLQPLPAHQENGFSPKGPSGDKSLGRTPEALLPFAEAEAFLKKAVVQPPQVTEVL, from the exons CGGTGGCAGCCAGGACCCCCCCAGAGCCCAGACCTTCTCCAGAAGGGgacccctccccgccgccgccaccaccacctccGATGTCAGCCCTGGTCCCTGACACTCCCCCAGACACCCCTCCAGCCATGAAGAATGCCTCTAGTTCTAAGCAGCTCCCGCTGGAACCAGAGAGCCCCCCAAGGCCCGTTGGGCCTGGATCAGCCTCCCAGCAGGAAGAGTCCCCTTTCTCAGAAGGGAAGATCAGGGGACCCACCCCACCAGCCACAGGCCCACGGGATGCCAGGCCTCCCCGAAGGAGCAGCCAACCAGCCCCGACAGTGATGCAAGCGTCAGACAGCCCTCCCACCAAGCAAG ATGtaaagaaagcaggagagagacaCAAGCTGGCAAAGGAGCGGCGAGAAGAACGAGCCAAGTACCTGG CGGCCAAGAAAGCTGTGTggctggagaaggaggagaaggccAAGGCGCTGCGGGAGAAGCAGCTGCAGGAGCGCCGGCGGCGGCTGGAGGAGCAGAGGCTTAAGGCAGAGCAGCGCCGGGCGGCCCTGGAGGAGCGACAGCGGCAGAAGCTGGAGAAGAACAAG GAGCGCTATGAAGCCGCCATCCAGCGGTCAGTGAAGAAGACGTGGGCCGAAATCCGGCAGCAGCGCTGGTCCTGGGCAGGAGCCCTGCACCACGGCTCCCCCGGAC ATCGCAGCCTGCAGCTGAGCGCGTGGGAGAGCAGCATCGTGGACCGGCTGATGACACCCACCCTCTCCTTCCTGGCACGGAGTCGTAGTGCGGTCACGCTGCCCCGCAACGGCCGGGACCAGGGTAGGGGCAGCGGCCCTGGGAGAGCCCCCACGCGGGGCGGGACAGGGGCCAGCCTCGCTCGCGGGCCGCACCCCGACCGCACTCATCCCTCTGCAGCCGTGCCCGTGTGCCCGCGCTCGGCCTCCGCCAGCCCCCTGACGCCGCCGAGCAGCGCACCCCGAACCGCGCACCGCTGTGGCCCCACCGGGGAGCGTGGGGAGCGCCGCAAGCCCAGCACAGGGGGCAGCCCCGCCGTGGCCCGCCGCCGGCCTGAGGCCTCCCCG GtgcagaaaaaggagaagaaggacaAGGAGCgggaaaatgagaaggagaaGAGTGCCCTGGCCCGGGAGCGCAGCCTCAAGAAGCGCCAGTCACTGCCCGCCTCTCCGCGCCCGCGCCTATCCGTGGGCAACGCCGCCGAGCTCAG tCCCAAAGCCAAGGCCCGGCCATCCTCTCCCTCCACGTCCTGGCacaggcctgcctctccctgccccagcccagggcctggccacgCTCTACCCCCCAAACCGCCATCTCCTCGGGGCACCACTGTGTCACCCAAGGGGCGGGTGCGGAGGAAGGACGAGGCCAAGGAGAGCCTCAGTGCCCCAGGCGTGGTGGACAAGAAccagagcaagagcaagagcagTGAGGAGAAGGAGCCAGCAGCCCCGGCCTCGCCAGCACCCTCGCCAGTGCCCTCGCCCACGCCCGCTCAGCCCCAGAAGGAGCAGCCCACGGCCATCCCTGCAG ACACTGCGGTCCTGACCTCGCCCCCAGCCCCTGCGCCCCCCACAACTCCCAGCAAGCCCATGGCGGGCACCACCGACCGAGAGGAGGCCACTCGGCTCCTGGCCGAGAAGCGGCGCCAAGCCCGGGAGCAGCGTGAGCGCGAGGAGCAGGAGCGGAGGCTGCAAGCGGAGCGGGACAA GCGCTTGCGAGAGGAGCAGCTGGCGCGGGAGGCCGAGGCTCGGGCCGAGAGGGAGGCGGAGGCCCGGCGGCGGGAGGAGCAGGAGGCCCGCGAGAAGGCGCAGGCAGAGCAAGAGGAGCAGGAGCGGCTGCAGAAGCAG AAAGAAGAGGCCGAAGCTCGGTCCCGGGAGGAAGCGGAGAGGCAGCGCCTGGAGCGGGAAAAGCACTTCCAGCGGGAGGAGCAGGAGCGGCAGGAGCGCAAAAAG CGCCTGGAGGAGATCATGAAGAGGACTCGCAAGTCAGAGGCTGCTGAAACCAAG AAGCCGGACAGAAAGGAGACAACGAAAGCTAACAACTTCGGCCCAG ACCCTGTGAAAGCCAGGGAGGTTCGGCCCTTGGGGCTACAGAAGGAGGCAGTGCAGAAAGAGGACCCGGCCGCCCAGGAGCCTCAGTGGAG cctgcccagcaaggagccgCCAGGGTCCCTGGTGAATGGCCTGCAGCCTCTCCCTGCACACCAGGAGAATGGCTTCTCCCCTAAGGGGCCCTCTGGGGACAAGAGTCTGGGCCGAACGCCAGAGGCACTCCTGCCCTTCGCAGAGGCAGAGGCCTTCCTCAAGAAAGCTGTGGTGCAACCCCCACAGGTCACAG AAGTCCTTTAA
- the MAP7D1 gene encoding MAP7 domain-containing protein 1 isoform X4, translating into MESGPPAEPRAGAPPAVAARTPPEPRPSPEGDPSPPPPPPPPMSALVPDTPPDTPPAMKNASSSKQLPLEPESPPRPVGPGSASQQEESPFSEGKIRGPTPPATGPRDARPPRRSSQPAPTVMQASDSPPTKQDVKKAGERHKLAKERREERAKYLAAKKAVWLEKEEKAKALREKQLQERRRRLEEQRLKAEQRRAALEERQRQKLEKNKERYEAAIQRSVKKTWAEIRQQRWSWAGALHHGSPGRKTNRSLQLSAWESSIVDRLMTPTLSFLARSRSAVTLPRNGRDQGRGSGPGRAPTRGGTGASLARGPHPDRTHPSAAVPVCPRSASASPLTPPSSAPRTAHRCGPTGERGERRKPSTGGSPAVARRRPEASPVQKKEKKDKERENEKEKSALARERSLKKRQSLPASPRPRLSVGNAAELSPKAKARPSSPSTSWHRPASPCPSPGPGHALPPKPPSPRGTTVSPKGRVRRKDEAKESLSAPGVVDKNQSKSKSSEEKEPAAPASPAPSPVPSPTPAQPQKEQPTAIPADTAVLTSPPAPAPPTTPSKPMAGTTDREEATRLLAEKRRQAREQREREEQERRLQAERDKRLREEQLAREAEARAEREAEARRREEQEAREKAQAEQEEQERLQKQKEEAEARSREEAERQRLEREKHFQREEQERQERKKRLEEIMKRTRKSEAAETKKPDRKETTKANNFGPDPVKAREVRPLGLQKEAVQKEDPAAQEPQWSLPSKEPPGSLVNGLQPLPAHQENGFSPKGPSGDKSLGRTPEALLPFAEAEAFLKKAVVQPPQVTEVL; encoded by the exons CGGTGGCAGCCAGGACCCCCCCAGAGCCCAGACCTTCTCCAGAAGGGgacccctccccgccgccgccaccaccacctccGATGTCAGCCCTGGTCCCTGACACTCCCCCAGACACCCCTCCAGCCATGAAGAATGCCTCTAGTTCTAAGCAGCTCCCGCTGGAACCAGAGAGCCCCCCAAGGCCCGTTGGGCCTGGATCAGCCTCCCAGCAGGAAGAGTCCCCTTTCTCAGAAGGGAAGATCAGGGGACCCACCCCACCAGCCACAGGCCCACGGGATGCCAGGCCTCCCCGAAGGAGCAGCCAACCAGCCCCGACAGTGATGCAAGCGTCAGACAGCCCTCCCACCAAGCAAG ATGtaaagaaagcaggagagagacaCAAGCTGGCAAAGGAGCGGCGAGAAGAACGAGCCAAGTACCTGG CGGCCAAGAAAGCTGTGTggctggagaaggaggagaaggccAAGGCGCTGCGGGAGAAGCAGCTGCAGGAGCGCCGGCGGCGGCTGGAGGAGCAGAGGCTTAAGGCAGAGCAGCGCCGGGCGGCCCTGGAGGAGCGACAGCGGCAGAAGCTGGAGAAGAACAAG GAGCGCTATGAAGCCGCCATCCAGCGGTCAGTGAAGAAGACGTGGGCCGAAATCCGGCAGCAGCGCTGGTCCTGGGCAGGAGCCCTGCACCACGGCTCCCCCGGACGTAAGACCA ATCGCAGCCTGCAGCTGAGCGCGTGGGAGAGCAGCATCGTGGACCGGCTGATGACACCCACCCTCTCCTTCCTGGCACGGAGTCGTAGTGCGGTCACGCTGCCCCGCAACGGCCGGGACCAGGGTAGGGGCAGCGGCCCTGGGAGAGCCCCCACGCGGGGCGGGACAGGGGCCAGCCTCGCTCGCGGGCCGCACCCCGACCGCACTCATCCCTCTGCAGCCGTGCCCGTGTGCCCGCGCTCGGCCTCCGCCAGCCCCCTGACGCCGCCGAGCAGCGCACCCCGAACCGCGCACCGCTGTGGCCCCACCGGGGAGCGTGGGGAGCGCCGCAAGCCCAGCACAGGGGGCAGCCCCGCCGTGGCCCGCCGCCGGCCTGAGGCCTCCCCG GtgcagaaaaaggagaagaaggacaAGGAGCgggaaaatgagaaggagaaGAGTGCCCTGGCCCGGGAGCGCAGCCTCAAGAAGCGCCAGTCACTGCCCGCCTCTCCGCGCCCGCGCCTATCCGTGGGCAACGCCGCCGAGCTCAG tCCCAAAGCCAAGGCCCGGCCATCCTCTCCCTCCACGTCCTGGCacaggcctgcctctccctgccccagcccagggcctggccacgCTCTACCCCCCAAACCGCCATCTCCTCGGGGCACCACTGTGTCACCCAAGGGGCGGGTGCGGAGGAAGGACGAGGCCAAGGAGAGCCTCAGTGCCCCAGGCGTGGTGGACAAGAAccagagcaagagcaagagcagTGAGGAGAAGGAGCCAGCAGCCCCGGCCTCGCCAGCACCCTCGCCAGTGCCCTCGCCCACGCCCGCTCAGCCCCAGAAGGAGCAGCCCACGGCCATCCCTGCAG ACACTGCGGTCCTGACCTCGCCCCCAGCCCCTGCGCCCCCCACAACTCCCAGCAAGCCCATGGCGGGCACCACCGACCGAGAGGAGGCCACTCGGCTCCTGGCCGAGAAGCGGCGCCAAGCCCGGGAGCAGCGTGAGCGCGAGGAGCAGGAGCGGAGGCTGCAAGCGGAGCGGGACAA GCGCTTGCGAGAGGAGCAGCTGGCGCGGGAGGCCGAGGCTCGGGCCGAGAGGGAGGCGGAGGCCCGGCGGCGGGAGGAGCAGGAGGCCCGCGAGAAGGCGCAGGCAGAGCAAGAGGAGCAGGAGCGGCTGCAGAAGCAG AAAGAAGAGGCCGAAGCTCGGTCCCGGGAGGAAGCGGAGAGGCAGCGCCTGGAGCGGGAAAAGCACTTCCAGCGGGAGGAGCAGGAGCGGCAGGAGCGCAAAAAG CGCCTGGAGGAGATCATGAAGAGGACTCGCAAGTCAGAGGCTGCTGAAACCAAG AAGCCGGACAGAAAGGAGACAACGAAAGCTAACAACTTCGGCCCAG ACCCTGTGAAAGCCAGGGAGGTTCGGCCCTTGGGGCTACAGAAGGAGGCAGTGCAGAAAGAGGACCCGGCCGCCCAGGAGCCTCAGTGGAG cctgcccagcaaggagccgCCAGGGTCCCTGGTGAATGGCCTGCAGCCTCTCCCTGCACACCAGGAGAATGGCTTCTCCCCTAAGGGGCCCTCTGGGGACAAGAGTCTGGGCCGAACGCCAGAGGCACTCCTGCCCTTCGCAGAGGCAGAGGCCTTCCTCAAGAAAGCTGTGGTGCAACCCCCACAGGTCACAG AAGTCCTTTAA
- the MAP7D1 gene encoding MAP7 domain-containing protein 1 isoform X1, which produces MESGPPAEPRAGAPPAVAARTPPEPRPSPEGDPSPPPPPPPPMSALVPDTPPDTPPAMKNASSSKQLPLEPESPPRPVGPGSASQQEESPFSEGKIRGPTPPATGPRDARPPRRSSQPAPTVMQASDSPPTKQDVKKAGERHKLAKERREERAKYLAAKKAVWLEKEEKAKALREKQLQERRRRLEEQRLKAEQRRAALEERQRQKLEKNKERYEAAIQRSVKKTWAEIRQQRWSWAGALHHGSPGRKTSGSRCSVSAVNLPKHVDSIINKRLSKSSATLWNSPSRNRSLQLSAWESSIVDRLMTPTLSFLARSRSAVTLPRNGRDQGRGSGPGRAPTRGGTGASLARGPHPDRTHPSAAVPVCPRSASASPLTPPSSAPRTAHRCGPTGERGERRKPSTGGSPAVARRRPEASPVQKKEKKDKERENEKEKSALARERSLKKRQSLPASPRPRLSVGNAAELSPKAKARPSSPSTSWHRPASPCPSPGPGHALPPKPPSPRGTTVSPKGRVRRKDEAKESLSAPGVVDKNQSKSKSSEEKEPAAPASPAPSPVPSPTPAQPQKEQPTAIPADTAVLTSPPAPAPPTTPSKPMAGTTDREEATRLLAEKRRQAREQREREEQERRLQAERDKRLREEQLAREAEARAEREAEARRREEQEAREKAQAEQEEQERLQKQKEEAEARSREEAERQRLEREKHFQREEQERQERKKRLEEIMKRTRKSEAAETKKPDRKETTKANNFGPDPVKAREVRPLGLQKEAVQKEDPAAQEPQWSLPSKEPPGSLVNGLQPLPAHQENGFSPKGPSGDKSLGRTPEALLPFAEAEAFLKKAVVQPPQVTEVL; this is translated from the exons CGGTGGCAGCCAGGACCCCCCCAGAGCCCAGACCTTCTCCAGAAGGGgacccctccccgccgccgccaccaccacctccGATGTCAGCCCTGGTCCCTGACACTCCCCCAGACACCCCTCCAGCCATGAAGAATGCCTCTAGTTCTAAGCAGCTCCCGCTGGAACCAGAGAGCCCCCCAAGGCCCGTTGGGCCTGGATCAGCCTCCCAGCAGGAAGAGTCCCCTTTCTCAGAAGGGAAGATCAGGGGACCCACCCCACCAGCCACAGGCCCACGGGATGCCAGGCCTCCCCGAAGGAGCAGCCAACCAGCCCCGACAGTGATGCAAGCGTCAGACAGCCCTCCCACCAAGCAAG ATGtaaagaaagcaggagagagacaCAAGCTGGCAAAGGAGCGGCGAGAAGAACGAGCCAAGTACCTGG CGGCCAAGAAAGCTGTGTggctggagaaggaggagaaggccAAGGCGCTGCGGGAGAAGCAGCTGCAGGAGCGCCGGCGGCGGCTGGAGGAGCAGAGGCTTAAGGCAGAGCAGCGCCGGGCGGCCCTGGAGGAGCGACAGCGGCAGAAGCTGGAGAAGAACAAG GAGCGCTATGAAGCCGCCATCCAGCGGTCAGTGAAGAAGACGTGGGCCGAAATCCGGCAGCAGCGCTGGTCCTGGGCAGGAGCCCTGCACCACGGCTCCCCCGGACGTAAGACCA GTGGGAGCAGGTGCTCCGTGTCGGCAGTAAACCTGCCTAAACACGTGGACTCTATAATCAACAAGCGGCTCTCAAAGTCCTCTGCCACGCTCTGGAACTCCCCCAGTAGAA ATCGCAGCCTGCAGCTGAGCGCGTGGGAGAGCAGCATCGTGGACCGGCTGATGACACCCACCCTCTCCTTCCTGGCACGGAGTCGTAGTGCGGTCACGCTGCCCCGCAACGGCCGGGACCAGGGTAGGGGCAGCGGCCCTGGGAGAGCCCCCACGCGGGGCGGGACAGGGGCCAGCCTCGCTCGCGGGCCGCACCCCGACCGCACTCATCCCTCTGCAGCCGTGCCCGTGTGCCCGCGCTCGGCCTCCGCCAGCCCCCTGACGCCGCCGAGCAGCGCACCCCGAACCGCGCACCGCTGTGGCCCCACCGGGGAGCGTGGGGAGCGCCGCAAGCCCAGCACAGGGGGCAGCCCCGCCGTGGCCCGCCGCCGGCCTGAGGCCTCCCCG GtgcagaaaaaggagaagaaggacaAGGAGCgggaaaatgagaaggagaaGAGTGCCCTGGCCCGGGAGCGCAGCCTCAAGAAGCGCCAGTCACTGCCCGCCTCTCCGCGCCCGCGCCTATCCGTGGGCAACGCCGCCGAGCTCAG tCCCAAAGCCAAGGCCCGGCCATCCTCTCCCTCCACGTCCTGGCacaggcctgcctctccctgccccagcccagggcctggccacgCTCTACCCCCCAAACCGCCATCTCCTCGGGGCACCACTGTGTCACCCAAGGGGCGGGTGCGGAGGAAGGACGAGGCCAAGGAGAGCCTCAGTGCCCCAGGCGTGGTGGACAAGAAccagagcaagagcaagagcagTGAGGAGAAGGAGCCAGCAGCCCCGGCCTCGCCAGCACCCTCGCCAGTGCCCTCGCCCACGCCCGCTCAGCCCCAGAAGGAGCAGCCCACGGCCATCCCTGCAG ACACTGCGGTCCTGACCTCGCCCCCAGCCCCTGCGCCCCCCACAACTCCCAGCAAGCCCATGGCGGGCACCACCGACCGAGAGGAGGCCACTCGGCTCCTGGCCGAGAAGCGGCGCCAAGCCCGGGAGCAGCGTGAGCGCGAGGAGCAGGAGCGGAGGCTGCAAGCGGAGCGGGACAA GCGCTTGCGAGAGGAGCAGCTGGCGCGGGAGGCCGAGGCTCGGGCCGAGAGGGAGGCGGAGGCCCGGCGGCGGGAGGAGCAGGAGGCCCGCGAGAAGGCGCAGGCAGAGCAAGAGGAGCAGGAGCGGCTGCAGAAGCAG AAAGAAGAGGCCGAAGCTCGGTCCCGGGAGGAAGCGGAGAGGCAGCGCCTGGAGCGGGAAAAGCACTTCCAGCGGGAGGAGCAGGAGCGGCAGGAGCGCAAAAAG CGCCTGGAGGAGATCATGAAGAGGACTCGCAAGTCAGAGGCTGCTGAAACCAAG AAGCCGGACAGAAAGGAGACAACGAAAGCTAACAACTTCGGCCCAG ACCCTGTGAAAGCCAGGGAGGTTCGGCCCTTGGGGCTACAGAAGGAGGCAGTGCAGAAAGAGGACCCGGCCGCCCAGGAGCCTCAGTGGAG cctgcccagcaaggagccgCCAGGGTCCCTGGTGAATGGCCTGCAGCCTCTCCCTGCACACCAGGAGAATGGCTTCTCCCCTAAGGGGCCCTCTGGGGACAAGAGTCTGGGCCGAACGCCAGAGGCACTCCTGCCCTTCGCAGAGGCAGAGGCCTTCCTCAAGAAAGCTGTGGTGCAACCCCCACAGGTCACAG AAGTCCTTTAA